In a single window of the Elaeis guineensis isolate ETL-2024a chromosome 4, EG11, whole genome shotgun sequence genome:
- the LOC140857476 gene encoding pectin acetylesterase 9-like, which yields MRKSCFFAIFLVTLLGFGPWRSIYSLESKQGTRLLVGMTIVPHAGSLGAVCLDGSPPAYHLHRGFGAGARNWLLQFEGGGWCNDLTSCLERSRTRRGSTRYMNKLEVFSGILSNDSSMNPGS from the exons ATGAGAAAATCCTGTTTCTTCGCCATTTTTCTGGTGACCCTACTGGGATTTGGTCCATGGAGGAGCATCTACTCCCTGGAATCGAAGCAGGGGACGAGACTTCTAGTTGGCATGACCATTGTTCCTCATGCTGGATCCTTGGGTGCAG TGTGTCTGGATGGGAGCCCTCCTGCGTACCACCTCCACCGAGGATTTGGCGCCGGCGCCCGCAACTGGCTTCTCCAGTTCGAG GGAGGAGGGTGGTGCAACGATTTAACGTCGTGCTTGGAGCGATCGAGAACCCGGCGTGGGTCCACCCGGTACATGAACAAGCTCGAAGTCTTCTCTGGGATCCTAAGCAACGATTCCTCGATGAACCCTG